A genomic region of Cyprinus carpio isolate SPL01 chromosome B13, ASM1834038v1, whole genome shotgun sequence contains the following coding sequences:
- the alms1 gene encoding uncharacterized protein alms1 isoform X5, whose protein sequence is MRVNVCVSNDMDSEGCAANVNNAVPTWRTMEPPAEIPCQQHGQNMHDSEASRPYTDPDNEERPFSNTQDSSVQPLIDRSETLQLDFQDSQLSPALTLHPCLDKSHLLSDSTFFQHTDAEFVPLRGCPDFSVMTERCPRTSNVAVTDDSHHQNTILYQAGLSQHPLEVPTALSGEKSCCSLSQHSLSPGDYCKGLEDQGSVSYGAEDKIIRHMEGEEQTTAQQLIEGMSARLLLESREEDVIVAVSDSSAISSTSEPVSLHQNIDKSQLDPSMNLQKGREQPQGGSLSSFQKAADVSNITFRDSRMHSHQTTDHLHDQLLSARQRGSISAPASRHHSGNKSSHSGMCVTPAGEGLMHVPDLQRVLWSSGHLTAADGSFLSSQPVSQSTPALPLMRPPPALTKLSLIDSTQEAVASAATSSQNSLSKTGLIPSLDLSGQRSSPIHSQTTATVPSGPSETVQTVSNAHPISNEQINPPASNTPHSDTQHFYSGAEMKDQVPRLALGRVHSLPSLNYLQKVDAWKANQNSSRSFYENLAPPGFDGVSPKKKAQDVVSEALNHMLSRDTRLTFGANPSSQMIQPLSSSHSGSGSPRRVDVVGAGACRGQASESPVNRSHSHSSLSSVVTSIQKDAGPHNQHIPVTQFNNIIPATRSFDYQSSFVSDGKGEGKNSSAPHADKSSVKMSPLLSLGRFSDMSSNLNMSSTLSSSQGSCHGEQSMRASVGAASSVVSLEVDNYAPYWTSRPASPPHTRELNIEDRIPLYLLNLGIDQSPSTILNPFTRRGPIREPEFSPTDLCTIKGSIGTPTKSTQPSEVDSLQKETFSSSSQLSADSCASVTHRLSVHEQGQPASDGTVKKMFNQVDTPPRINSTVHPLSSLQQSDAPQSEGSFGLPSQISSESMPPPGPREVVKEDDDSFVGSGTLREIRRLLGQAESLVSGRSSLTSSPGSHRLSESDTSLVSLGRNIQGYHEDTSLSAGGNLSLLLTRSSSDSALKGSLSSSQRLQQIDRTTIEPTALSLSREESLKSRDLCVTPRRAEPEGCSAPDQDKAKPPTVTSAMQINVPSIAENQDQTEDAVIGSSENNSSHGSAEVESMSDSNSESSLAVRVARLLQSESPVSMVTSRPSSSDPEDSRAREWILMKVSGRRCESLELNAEDRERIEDIKRELLLNTKYTKWSSDSEGSAQSSVGPESQLTKDCVGLRNMENRNLDQLQKVDSKPLDTVPFYTPIQQDLEAKVRQIALREGLSSQLFTSVTISTTRHTPSPQSPSHCPITATEELDSVGPDHETLESTSQMRLQPAVIPNVSGREKEMAREEQHREEKKGEEMSDDNKENIVTNTPQSIHRIPHMDYNVTGSNQILSSAASDSAFDKKSHLSHIHVTLSPKPKHQSNPNYLSRLSSQNTSKDVPPPVVSGMTGEHLQSIHQISNSNHARSYEHREPVQGQNAGSISAHLQARYPQTFAPSQRLAGTSRTLSVQAAVPALLPYKPHGSSELFYIPQADPELSPGHSDTTVESSHPGSDDAVPPHFNTDILGSRELEDNIITSKHKEGIYSKRANMKRVSSVSGQNYNTVPEAYVFEKSVDTVGIDKEYRDEEENFVPLHMEADYSTDDVHLHTSTIQEPKLPLEPRHLPSQPIRKSYREDKKKQDRTPHDVSIEISGSLDQLWRRFSEKWSMEETRPTNEGETSLLDRLERLSRLIHSTTPTDLTTQQSHSRRGEYYRRTDREDGTTEGEEQGERVQLDMAPQQAWPEHEESQDRVHRCPAERDESASVETSSSLSTIDTERLLRAFGPHRVTSKGLKSSDSLLRLYNTLNMQKTGRRKSRTKHVAISVATDDVSTDDSTVSADSLSSSSTLSHRSQRGVSQNLNSKRSKVKLVSKGVQAGDLEIVINGTRRHTRDVGTIFPSPCAFKNIRSSNTFGRSIQSGFPIPTASTSKPTQTLTAPKKDPSNKSSRTRYPNGVSWFVAADDLKCDGRKENQPQTESEPCPSQVWFEPYTRTRPWRETTREPLRERQNQQEQERPTESITATERDISDKPSALIRLSLQEALELHRPEFVSRSRERMKRLGLLVEERRLQAVFNREREELFNCPAPSRPYRPAPVPRKRVVPRREMVQRSKEKYAQLPEVQRRREEERRQAEYRSYRHNAQLFNKKVTNRVLGRRAPWQ, encoded by the exons ATGCGCGTTAACGTCTGCGTCAGTAACGACATGGATTCAGAGGGGTGTGCAGCAAACGTAAACAAT gctgTGCCTACATGGAGGACCATGGAA CCCCCTGCAGAGATTCCCTGCCAGCAGCATGGACAAAATATGCATGATTCAGAGGCTAGCAGACCATACACAGATCCTGACAATGAAGAAAGACCATTTAGTAACACTCAGGATTCAAGCGTGCAGCCACTCATAGACAGATCTGAGACTTTACAACTGG acTTTCAGGATAGCCAGTTGTCACCTGCACTTACCCTGCATCCATGCCTGGACAAATCTCACCTTCTTTCTGACTCCACATTTTTTCAGCATACAGATGCAGAATTTGTCCCTCTTCG GGGATGTCCTGACTTCTCAGTTATGACTGAGAGATGCCCCAGGACTTCAAATGTAGCTGTAACTGATGATTCCCACCACCAAAATACTATTCTTTACCAGGCTGGACTTTCCCAGCATCCGTTGGAGGTACCAACAGCCCTGTCTGGTGAAAAAAGCTGCTGTTCACTCTCCCAGCACAGCCTGTCTCCTGGAGACTATTGCAAAGGGCTTGAGGATCAAGGGAGCGTTTCTTATGGTGCTGAGGACAAAATCATCAGACATATGGAAGGAGAGGAGCAGACCACTGCTCAGCAGCTTATTGAGGGAATGTCTGCTCGGCTCTTGTTAGAGTCCAGGGAAGAGGATGTTATTGTGGCTGTTAGTGACAGCAGTGCCATTTCCTCCACCTCTGAACCTGTCTCACTTCACCAAAACATAGACAAAAGCCAGTTAGATCCTTCCATGAATCTTCAAAAAGGCAGAGAGCAGCCCCAAGGGGGCTCATTATCATCATTTCAGAAGGCCGCAGATGTTTCAAATATAACTTTTCGTGATTCACGGATGCATTCACACCAGACAACTGACCATCTCCATGATCAGCTTCTGTCTGCAAGACAAAGAGGCTCCATCTCGGCACCAGCAAGTAGGCACCATAGTGGGAACAAAAGCTCTCATAGTGGAATGTGTGTCACACCAGCTGGTGAAGGTTTGATGCATGTACCAGATCTGCAGAGAGTGCTCTGGAGCTCCGGTCATCTAACAGCGGCAGATGGTTCATTCTTGAGCTCTCAGCCTGTGTCTCAGTCCACACCTGCACTACCTCTCATGAGACCCCCACCAGCATTGACCAAACTCTCACTCATAGACTCCACACAAGAGGCTGTTGCTTCTGCGGCTACATCCTCCCAAAACAGTCTCTCCAAAACTGGCTTAATTCCATCATTGGACCTAAGCGGTCAGCGTTCCTCTCCCATTCACTCTCAAACAACAGCTACAGTTCCTAGTGGACCTTCAGAGACTGTGCAAACAGTGTCAAATGCCCATCCCATTTCAAACGAACAAATAAATCCACCCGCCTCTAATACACCTCACTCTGACACTCAGCACTTTTACTCTGGTGCGGAGATGAAAGATCAGGTTCCTCGTTTGGCCCTTGGGAGAGTACATTCTCTTCCCAGTCTAAACTACTTACAGAAAGTAGATGCCTGGAAAGCCAATCAAAATTCTAGCAGGTCGTTTTATGAAAATTTGGCACCACCGGGGTTTGATGGTGTGTCACCCAAGAAAAAAGCACAGGATGTTGTTTCTGAAGCACTTAACCACATGCTTTCTCGAGACACGCGTCTGACATTTGGTGCTAATCCCAGCTCCCAGATGATTCAGCCACTTTCCTCTTCTCATTCTGGTAGTGGCTCACCCCGTCGGGTGGATGTTGTTGGGGCGGGTGCGTGCAGAGGACAAGCATCTGAGTCACCTGTCAATCGCTCACACTCTCACTCCTCCCTGAGCTCTGTGGTGACCTCTATTCAGAAAGACGCTGGTCCACACAATCAGCATATTCCAGTAACACAATTTAATAACATCATTCCAGCTACCAGATCATTTGACTATCAGTCGTCCTTCGTTTCAGATGGAAAGGGTGAAGGAAAGAATAGTTCAGCTCCTCACGCGGATAAAAGCTCAGTCAAGATGTCTCCTCTCCTCAGTCTGGGGCGCTTCAGTGACATGTCATCAAATCTCAACATGAGCAGCACTCTCTCAAGCTCTCAAGGCAGCTGCCATGGTGAGCAGAGTATGCGGGCATCAGTGGGAGCCGCCTCTTCAGTAGTGAGTCTTGAAGTAGATAATTATGCACCCTACTGGACCTCCAGACCTGCGTCCCCTCCTCACACTAGGGAACTCAACATTGAAGACAGGATCCCG ctgtacCTTTTAAATTTGGGTATTGACCAGTCACCTTCAACAATCTTAAATCCATTTACTCGTCGAGGACCAATCAGAGAGCCTGAATTCTCTCCTACTGACTTATGTACCATCAAAGGCTCCATAGGAACACCAACTAAAAGCACACAGCCATCTGAAG TTGACAGTCTTCAGAAGGAGACATTCTCCAGTTCTAGTCAGCTCTCAGCTGACTCCTGTGCTTCTGTCACACACCGATTGTCAGTGCATGAGCAAGGCCAACCAGCCAGTGATGGAACTGTGAAGAAAATGTTCAACCAGGTGGATACGCCACCAAGAATAAATTCAACTGTCCATCCTTTATCAAGCCTACAGCAGTCTGATGCTCCACAAAGTGAAGGAAGCTTTGGCCTTCCTAGCCAAATCAGCTCAGAATCCATGCCTCCTCCAGGTCCCAGAGAGGTGGTAAAGGAGGATGATGACTCTTTTGTAGGCTCTGGCACACTGCGTGAAATCAGACGTCTGCTGGGCCAGGCAGAAAGTCTGGTTTCTGGTCGATCCTCTCTGACTTCCTCTCCCGGCTCACACCGCCTCTCAGAGAGTGACACATCCCTTGTTTCATTAGGACGGAACATTCAAGGTTATCATGAAGACACATCTCTGTCAGCTGGCGGGAATCTTTCATTGCTGCTGACTCGCTCTTCATCAGATTCGGCTTTGAAAGGAAGCTTGTCATCCTCCCAAAGGCTTCAACAGATTGACCGCACAACTATAGAGCCTACCGCTCTCTCTTTGAGCAGAGAGGAAAGTTTGAAGTCACGTGACCTCTGTGTGACCCCAAGGCGGGCTGAACCTGAAGGCTGCAGTGCTCCAGACCAAGATAAGGCAAAGCCACCTACAGTCACATCTGCCATGCAGATAAATGTTCCTTCGATAGCAGAAAACCAGGACCAGACTGAGGATGCTGTGATTGGCTCTTCTGAGAATAATTCATCTCATGGCTCAGCTGAGGTTGAAAGTATGAGTGACAGTAACAGTGAGAGTTCATTGGCTGTCAGAGTTGCCAGGCTCCTGCAGAGTGAGTCACCCGTTTCAATGGTTACAAGCCGGCCAAGCAGCAGTGATCCAGAAGATAGCCGTGCGCGAG AATGGATCCTGATGAAGGTTTCTGGCCGCAGATGTGAAAGCTTAGAACTAAACGCTGAGGACAGAGAGAGAATTGAAGACATCAAAAGAGAGCTGCTACTGAACACCAAATACACCAAG TGGAGCTCAGATTCTGAGGGCAGTGCCCAATCGAGTGTTGGTCCTGAATCTCAGCTGACGAAGGACTGTGTTGGACTGCGTAACATGGAGAATCGTAACTTAGATCAGCTGCAGAAAGTCGATTCAAAACCTTTGGACACAGTCCCATTTTACACTCCTATCCAACAGGATCTAGAGGCCAAAGTTCGCCAGATTGCCCTTAGAGAGGGGCTCAGTTCCCAGCTGTTTACTTCTGTTACTATATCAACCACTCGCCACACTCCGTCTCCACAGTCACCATCACATTGCCCTATCACTGCTACTGAGGAACTGGACAGTGTTGGTCCTGACCATGAGACTTTAGAGAGCACGAGCCAAATGAGACTTCAGCCAGCTGTTATACCTAATGTATCTGGCAGAGAAAAGGAGATGGCGAGAGAAGAACAacacagagaagagaagaaaggAGAAGAAATGTCTGATGACAACAAAGAGAACATTGTTACAAACACTCCCCAGAGTATCCATAGAATACCTCACATGGACTATAATGTCACTGGCAGTAACCAGATATTATCTAGTGCTGCATCGGATTCAGCCTTTGACAAGAAGTCCCATCTCTCTCACATACACGTCACCTTATCACCCAAACCCAAACACCAGTCCAATCCAAACTACTTAAGCAGACTATCCAGTCAAAACACCAGTAAAGATGTCCCACCTCCAGTGGTGTCAGGCATGACTGGTGAACATCTGCAGTCCATACACCAAATCTCAAATTCAAATCATGCCAGATCATATGAACACAGAGAGCCGGTTCAAGGCCAGAATGCAGGAAGCATCAGTGCACACTTACAGGCCAGATACCCACAAACCTTTGCTCCCTCTCAGAGGCTGGCCGGGACATCCAGAACTCTCTCTGTTCAAGCAG CTGTCCCTGCCCTGTTGCCGTACAAACCTCATGGAAGCTCCGAGCTTTTCTACATCCCGCAAGCTGATCCAGAGCTTTCTCCTGGTCACTCGGACACAACTGTAGAAAGCTCTCACCCAG GTTCTGATGATGCTGTCCCTCCACACTTTAATACAGACATTTTAGGCTCTAGAGAGCTAGAAGACAACATAATTACATCAAAACACAAGGAAGGCATCTACAGCAAGAGGGCCAATATGAAGAGAG TTTCCAGTGTGTCTGGCCAAAATTACAATACTGTTCCTGAAGCTTATGTTTTTGAGAAGAGCGTGGACACTGTTGGCATAGATAAGGAGTATAGAGATGAGGAAGAAAATTTTGTTCCCTTACACATGGAGGCAGACTACAGTACAGATGACGTGCATCTTCACACTAGCACCATTCAGGAGCCCAAATTACCGCTAGAACCACGCCATTTAccttctcagccaatcagaaagtCCTACAGGGAGGACAAGAAAAAGCAGGACAGAACACCTCATGATGTTAGCATAGAGATTAGCGGTTCTCTGGACCAGCTGTGGCGTCGCTTCAGTGAAAAATGGAGCATGGAGGAGACAAGGCCAACTAATGAGGGAGAGACGTCACTGCTTGATAGACTGGAGCGTCTGTCTCGTCTCATTCACAGTACCACTCCAACAGACCTAACTACACAACAGTCACACAGCAGGAGAGGAGAGTATTACAGGAGGACTGATCGAGAGGATGGGACCACAGAGGGAGAAGAGCAAGGAGAAAGAGTTCAGTTAGACATGGCTCCACAACAAGCTTGGCCTGAGCATGAGGAGAGTCAGGACAGAGTGCATCGCTGTCCTGCTGAGAGAGATGAGTCTGCGAGTGTGGAGACGAGCAGTAGCCTGTCCACTATTGACACGGAGCGGCTGCTGCGAGCTTTTGGACCTCACCGGGTCACCAGTAAGGGACTGAAAAGCAGTGACAGCTTGCTCAGGCTTTACAACACCCTCAATATGCAGAAAACTGGCCGAAGGAAATCCCGAACTAAACACGTTGCCATCTCTGTTGCTACCGATGATGTGAGCACTGATGACTCCACA GTCTCTGCTGATTCTTTATCATCTTCAAGCACTTTATCCCATCGTTCTCAAAGAGGTGTTTCCCAAAACCTCAATTccaaaaggtcaaaggtcaaactaGTCAGCAAAGGTGTGCAGGCAG GTGATTTGGAAATTGTTATAAATGGCACCCGCAGACACACTCGGGACGTAGGCACCATCTTTCCCTCACCATGTGCTTTCAAAAATATCCGTTCATCAAACACATTCGGCAGAAGCATTCAGAGTGGCTTTCCCATCCCCACTGCTTCCACATCTAAACCCACCCAAACCCTGACTGCCCCGAAGAAAGACCCTAGCAACAAGAGCAGCCGGACACGCTACCCAAACG GTGTGTCATGGTTCGTCGCAGCTGATGATCTTAAGTGTGATGGTCGCAAGGAAAACCAGCCACAGACCGAATCAGAACCTTGCCCAAGCCAAGTCTGGTTTGAGCCGTACACTAGAACCAGACCCTGGAGAGAAACGACCAGAGAACCactaagagagagacagaaccaGCAAGAACAAGAGAGGCCAACAGAGTCCATAACAGCTACAGAGAGAGATATCAGTGACAAACCCTCGGCTCTTATTCGACTTTCACTACAG GAAGCTCTGGAGCTCCATCGGCCAGAGTTTGTATCTCGTTCACGGGAGCGGATGAAGCGTCTGGGGTTGCTGGTTGAGGAGAGGAGGTTACAGGCAGTcttcaacagagagagagaagagctcTTCAACTGCCCCGCACCATCACGTCCATACAGACCAG CTCCAGTACCCCGTAAACGAGTCGTTCCAAGAAGAGAGATGGTCCAGAGATCCAAAGA GAAATATGCTCAACTTCCTGAGGTCCAGAGAAGAAGGGAAGAGGAAAGGAGACAGGCAGAGTACCGCTCCTACCGCCACAATGCTCAACTCTTTAACAAG AAAGTCACTAATCGTGTGCTGGGAAGGAGAGCACCCTGGCAGTGA